The following nucleotide sequence is from Saccharothrix texasensis.
AGGCCGCCGAGGACGCCGTGCGGCGGGCGTGCGCGACCGTGCGGCCGGTGGGCCGGGCCGTGGACCTGGTGGTCCTGGCCGACGCCCTGGTGCCCGCACCGGAGGTGCTGCACCGGCTCGTGGCGGACGGCACACCGCACCTGGCCGTGCGGGTCCGGGAGGGGGTGGGCGTGGTCGGGCCGCTGGTCGTGCCCGGTCGCAGCAGCTGCCTGAGGTGCGCGGACCGGCACGCGGCCGACGCGGACCCGGAGTGGCCGATGATCGCCGCGCAGCTGGTGGACCGCGCCCAGCACGCCGACCTGGCCACCGTCACGGCGACGGCCGGGGTGGCGGTCGGGCAGGCGCTGCTGGCGCTCGACCGGTCCGAGCAGGCCGCGACCAGACCGCCCACCTGGGACGCGACCCTGGAGGTGGACGCGTTCACCGGGGTGGTCGAGCACCGCATCGCGCCGGTGCACCCGCGCTGCGAGTGCCGTCACGCGACGTGATCCGCCCTCAGGTGGGGCTGTGTAGGTTTTGTGGCAGGGCGTGCACCACTGCGACCACGTGACCGTGCGGGAGGAGAATCACCGGGTGAGCGAGATCCCGCGCAAGGCCGTGCAGCGCACCGCCAAGCTGGCCAGCCTCCCGCTCGGCGTGGCGGGCCGGGTGGTGGGCGGCTGGGGCAAGCGCCTGGCAGGCCGCAGCTCCGAGGAGGTCAGCGCCGAGGTGTCGGCGAAGACCGCGGAGCAGGTGTTCGCGGTGCTCGGGCAGCTCAAGGGCGGCGCCATGAAGTTCGGCCAGGCCCTGAGCGTGTTCGAGGCGGCGGTGCCGGACGAGCTGGCCGAGCCCTACCGCGAGGCGTTGACCAAGCTGCAGACGGCCGCGCCGCCGATGCCCGCCCGCACCGTGCACCGCGTGCTGGCCGAGCAGCTCGGCTCGGGGTGGGCGAAGCGGTTCACCTCGTTCGACGACTCGCCCGCCGCGTCGGCGAGCATCGGGCAGGTGCACCGGGCGGTGTGGCACGACGGCCGCGACGTGGCGGTGAAGGTGCAGTACCCGGGCGCGGACGAGGCGTTGCAGAGCGACCTCAGCACGTTGCTGCGGTTCAGCCGGGTGTTGCAGGCCGTGATGCCGGGTGCGGAGGTCAAGCCGCTGCTGGAGGAGCTGCGGGACCGGTACCTGGAGGAGTTGGACTACCGGACCGAGGCGGACAACCAGCGGATCTTCGCCAAGGCGTTCGACGGAGACGACCGCGTGCTCGTGCCGCGGGTGGTGGCCAGCTCGCCGAAGGTGATGGTCACCGAGTGGACCGAGGGCACACCGCTGTCGAAGATCATCCGTGCGGGTGAGCGCGAGGAGCGCGACCTGGCCGGGCAGCTGCTGTCGGAGTTCCACTTCTCCGCGCCGAGCCGGTCCGGGCTGCTGCACGCCGACCCGCACCCCGGCAACTTCATGCTGGGCGCGGACGGCCGGTTGCGCGTGCTGGACTTCGGCGCGGTCGCCCGGCTGCCCGACGGCCTGCCGCGGACGTTGGGCCTGATGACCAGGCTGGCGCTGGACGGCCGCTCGGCGGACCTGGTGGAGCTGCTGCGGTCGGAGCGGTTCATCCGTCCCGGGACCGAGCTGCACGCCGAGGACGTGCTGAACTACCTGGCGCCGTTCGTCGAGCCGCTGCGGACGGAGACGTTCCACTTCACCCGGCGGTGGTTGCAGAAGCAGGCGGAGCGCGTCGGCGACCTCCGCAGCCCCGATTCGCAAACGGGAAGGTCGTTGAACCTGCCCCCGCAGTACCTACTTGTCCACAGGGTGACGCTGGGTGCGACCGGCATCCTCTGCCAGCTCGACGCGAACGTCCAGGCCAGAGCCATCGTCGCCCAGTGGCAACCGGGCTTCGACGACTGAGTTGTCCACAGGTCGCCCACTTATCCACAGTTCCCGAACACCCCATGGCCCGCCCTCCGGAACCACCGGAGGATCGGACCCATGAACCAAGTGATCACCTCGGCGGACCTGAAGGCGACCGGCGTGCCGGGCTACCTCATCGACCTCAAGTGCCGTCCCGGCGGACCGTGGCAGCGCATCCTGCCGGGCGTGGTGCTGCTCAGCGCGAGCCCTCCCACCCGTGACCAGCGCCTCCGAGCCGCGCTCGCCTACGCGGGCCCGAAGGCAGTGGTCACCGGCGTCGACGCCCTGCACGCCCACGGCCTGCGCGACCTGCCTCCCCCACCCCGCATCCACCTCCTGCAACCAGCCACCACCCGCCGTTCGTGCGCCGACCACGTGCTGCTGGAACGCACCACCCGCCCACCGGAGGTCGTGGTGGAAGCCGGCCTGCCCGTCGCCGAGCCGACGAGAGCCACCCTGGACGCCGCCCGCCACGAACCGGACCCGCTGCGCCAACACCACCTCCTGGCCACCGCCGTCCGCTCCGGGATGTGCACCGTCACGGGCCTGACCAGGGAACTGGACGCGGGCAGCAAACGAGGCACCGCCACCCCTCGCGCCACCCTGAAACTCCTCACCGCCCTCCTCCACTGACCACCAACCCACCAACCACCCCTGCCCCACCACGACCGCCCCCACCACTCCTCCCAACACCACCCGCCCCTATCAACCCCTCTCACCACCGCCCACTCTCACCCACCGCTTCCTGCCTCACCCCGCACTTCAGCCCACCGCACCGCGCCCCTCCACCACAGCGGCCCACCCTCACCAACCTGCCAAGCCCACACTTCCAACC
It contains:
- a CDS encoding ABC1 kinase family protein, which gives rise to MSEIPRKAVQRTAKLASLPLGVAGRVVGGWGKRLAGRSSEEVSAEVSAKTAEQVFAVLGQLKGGAMKFGQALSVFEAAVPDELAEPYREALTKLQTAAPPMPARTVHRVLAEQLGSGWAKRFTSFDDSPAASASIGQVHRAVWHDGRDVAVKVQYPGADEALQSDLSTLLRFSRVLQAVMPGAEVKPLLEELRDRYLEELDYRTEADNQRIFAKAFDGDDRVLVPRVVASSPKVMVTEWTEGTPLSKIIRAGEREERDLAGQLLSEFHFSAPSRSGLLHADPHPGNFMLGADGRLRVLDFGAVARLPDGLPRTLGLMTRLALDGRSADLVELLRSERFIRPGTELHAEDVLNYLAPFVEPLRTETFHFTRRWLQKQAERVGDLRSPDSQTGRSLNLPPQYLLVHRVTLGATGILCQLDANVQARAIVAQWQPGFDD